A region from the Bradyrhizobium erythrophlei genome encodes:
- a CDS encoding type II secretion system F family protein, which yields MDSDKSLGRIAVVKDLMHFFHLPGGETLGNLAEERARKRKQEAIDSIVQELEKGTDVVSAFDEKEVPEFVDMALRLIDAIEKGTAKRNLRLLAQVIVGLKKNRLFKFDNFQKWANILETLTRDELLVLGKAYVLMQREVHVWSLLVEELVPNTFPANGELDAVCAGLLRTGLMLPVPALGNLSYQPAKALLELGKLALLDPGSDE from the coding sequence ATGGATTCAGATAAGAGTTTGGGCCGTATCGCGGTCGTGAAAGACCTAATGCACTTTTTCCATTTGCCCGGCGGAGAAACGCTCGGCAACCTCGCAGAGGAGAGAGCTAGAAAACGAAAGCAGGAAGCGATTGATTCAATTGTTCAAGAGCTTGAAAAGGGCACTGACGTTGTATCTGCATTTGACGAGAAGGAAGTGCCAGAGTTTGTCGACATGGCGCTGAGACTAATAGATGCGATTGAAAAGGGCACCGCAAAGCGCAACCTACGTCTTCTCGCTCAAGTGATCGTAGGGCTAAAGAAGAACAGATTGTTTAAGTTCGATAATTTTCAAAAATGGGCGAATATCTTGGAGACATTGACCCGCGATGAGCTTCTGGTTTTAGGCAAAGCCTATGTCCTCATGCAACGCGAAGTTCACGTCTGGTCTTTGCTTGTCGAGGAGCTTGTACCAAACACGTTTCCGGCAAATGGAGAACTAGACGCAGTTTGCGCGGGCCTCTTGAGAACCGGGCTAATGTTGCCGGTGCCTGCATTGGGCAACTTGTCCTATCAGCCCGCAAAGGCACTCTTGGAACTTGGAAAATTAGCTCTGCTCGATCCCGGCAGTGATGAATAG
- a CDS encoding DUF4145 domain-containing protein, whose translation MAENFKRRFQELCQQADAIEASKRFERQPLEGHFIDQNQLINWSVKVRHLLSAVCGPESVHLKQFVACEKTSMYLTNHGIFLKLRAVLDAAKEDYEGGYLNSLKLLVQAEVFDSELEQASELLSSGYVPAAAVTAGVVLEAGLREMCVDNALPIGKLDKMNADLAKADVYNKLVQKQITALADIRNSAAHGHYDRFSETDVANMIKEVQRILANRTT comes from the coding sequence ATGGCCGAAAACTTCAAGCGACGATTTCAGGAACTATGTCAACAGGCGGACGCTATCGAAGCGTCGAAGAGATTCGAACGCCAGCCCCTCGAAGGCCACTTCATCGATCAAAATCAACTAATCAATTGGAGCGTGAAAGTGAGGCATCTGCTTTCAGCCGTGTGCGGGCCAGAGTCCGTGCATCTCAAGCAATTTGTCGCGTGCGAAAAGACAAGCATGTACCTAACTAATCACGGAATTTTCCTAAAGTTACGCGCCGTCCTTGACGCGGCGAAGGAAGATTATGAAGGCGGTTATCTGAATTCGCTAAAGCTTCTCGTTCAAGCGGAAGTGTTCGATAGCGAGCTTGAGCAAGCGAGCGAACTTCTATCGTCCGGCTACGTCCCTGCCGCCGCTGTTACTGCGGGCGTCGTCCTGGAGGCTGGCTTGCGCGAGATGTGTGTCGATAATGCTCTTCCTATCGGCAAGCTGGACAAAATGAACGCTGATCTAGCGAAAGCAGATGTGTACAACAAGCTGGTGCAAAAGCAGATCACTGCGCTTGCGGACATTAGAAATAGCGCCGCGCATGGTCATTACGACCGGTTCTCCGAGACGGATGTGGCGAACATGATCAAGGAGGTTCAGCGGATACTCGCTAATAGAACTACCTGA
- a CDS encoding cache domain-containing protein, producing the protein MFRTIIIGAVSALMLSAAAFAQQGGTAQEARAMLDKAVAAVKTDQAVAVAMFLKGEGGFLDRDLYPFCFRIADGKTLASPKAVPAGTDVRTLKDATGNAYGLAIYAAAQKPEGQITELQSYMFPKPGTTTPTFPKVSFVTKVGDLGCGVGYYK; encoded by the coding sequence ATGTTCCGCACAATTATCATCGGCGCGGTGTCGGCTCTTATGCTCTCAGCCGCCGCGTTCGCGCAGCAAGGGGGCACGGCCCAGGAGGCTCGGGCCATGCTCGACAAGGCGGTCGCCGCTGTAAAAACGGACCAGGCCGTGGCGGTGGCGATGTTCCTCAAGGGAGAGGGCGGGTTCTTGGACCGCGATCTTTATCCATTCTGTTTCAGAATCGCTGACGGGAAGACCCTCGCCAGTCCGAAGGCTGTTCCAGCTGGCACGGACGTTAGAACACTTAAGGACGCCACCGGCAACGCGTATGGTCTGGCAATCTACGCCGCGGCGCAGAAGCCGGAAGGTCAAATCACTGAGCTGCAGAGCTACATGTTTCCAAAGCCGGGCACCACCACGCCGACGTTTCCGAAGGTGAGCTTCGTAACCAAGGTCGGCGATCTGGGCTGCGGTGTCGGTTATTACAAATGA
- a CDS encoding GYD domain-containing protein — protein MATYVVLANFTDQGVRSAKDSPKRAEAFRKMAETFGVTVKELFWTQGRYDIVTILDAPDEFAATALNLNLSALGNVRTESLRAFSAADMTKIVGKMI, from the coding sequence ATGGCAACTTATGTTGTGCTTGCCAACTTCACCGACCAAGGTGTCCGTAGCGCCAAGGACTCACCGAAGCGGGCAGAAGCCTTCAGGAAAATGGCCGAGACATTTGGAGTGACGGTGAAAGAGCTGTTCTGGACGCAGGGACGGTATGATATTGTCACAATCCTCGATGCGCCGGATGAGTTTGCCGCCACGGCGCTCAACTTGAATCTGAGTGCCTTGGGCAACGTCCGCACCGAGTCTTTGCGAGCGTTCTCGGCGGCGGACATGACCAAGATCGTCGGCAAGATGATCTGA
- the rocD gene encoding ornithine--oxo-acid transaminase — MSPPATDFIATEERFGARNYEPLGVVLSRGEGVWVWDTQGNRYLDCLSAYSAVNQGHCHPKILAAMVEQAGRLTLTSRAFHNDQLAPFYEQIAELTGSHKVLPMNSGAEAVESAIKSVRKWGYEVKGVPDGLAEIIVCGDNFHGRTLAIVGFSTDAAAREHFGPFAPGFRIIPFGDAKALQEAITPNTVAFLVEPIQGEAGVIIPPSGYFTRVRELCTAHDVMLILDEIQTGLGRTGKLLAEQHDGIEADVTLLGKALSGGFYPVSAVLSNNAVLGTLKPGQHGSTFGGNPLACAVARAALRVLVEEGMIENAAVQGARFLDGLRSIRANTIREVRGRGLMLAVELHPEAGDARRYCEALQSRGILAKDTHGHTIRIAPPLVITSDQVDWALEEIGTTLRQDLSSR; from the coding sequence ATGAGTCCACCAGCCACCGATTTTATCGCGACCGAGGAGCGCTTTGGCGCCCGGAACTACGAGCCGCTCGGCGTCGTTCTGTCGCGCGGCGAGGGCGTCTGGGTGTGGGATACGCAAGGCAACCGGTATCTCGATTGCCTCTCCGCCTATTCGGCGGTGAATCAGGGTCACTGCCATCCGAAGATCCTGGCTGCCATGGTGGAGCAGGCGGGCAGGCTGACGTTGACTTCCCGTGCCTTCCACAACGACCAACTGGCCCCCTTCTACGAGCAGATCGCGGAGCTGACCGGCTCCCACAAAGTATTGCCGATGAACAGCGGTGCCGAGGCGGTGGAGAGCGCGATCAAGTCCGTGCGCAAGTGGGGCTACGAGGTGAAGGGCGTACCGGACGGGCTCGCCGAGATCATCGTCTGTGGCGACAACTTCCACGGACGCACCCTTGCTATCGTCGGCTTCAGCACCGATGCGGCAGCACGCGAGCATTTCGGGCCATTCGCGCCGGGATTCAGAATCATTCCCTTCGGCGACGCCAAGGCGCTGCAGGAGGCGATCACGCCGAACACGGTTGCCTTTCTTGTTGAGCCGATCCAGGGGGAGGCCGGCGTCATCATCCCACCATCAGGCTATTTCACCAGGGTACGCGAGCTCTGCACCGCGCACGACGTGATGCTGATCCTCGACGAGATCCAAACCGGGCTCGGCCGCACCGGCAAGCTGCTCGCCGAGCAGCACGATGGCATTGAGGCGGACGTGACGCTACTCGGCAAAGCGTTGTCTGGCGGCTTCTATCCGGTGTCGGCCGTTCTTTCGAACAACGCGGTGCTCGGTACCCTGAAACCCGGCCAGCACGGCTCGACCTTCGGCGGCAACCCGCTCGCCTGTGCGGTGGCGCGGGCAGCCCTGCGGGTGCTTGTCGAGGAGGGGATGATTGAGAACGCAGCCGTTCAGGGCGCGCGCTTCCTCGATGGCCTCAGGAGCATCCGCGCCAATACGATTCGTGAGGTACGCGGACGCGGGCTGATGCTGGCGGTCGAGCTTCACCCGGAAGCAGGCGATGCACGTCGCTACTGTGAGGCGCTGCAGAGCAGAGGCATCCTTGCCAAGGACACCCATGGACACACGATCCGCATTGCCCCACCGCTTGTGATCACCAGCGACCAGGTCGACTGGGCGCTGGAGGAGATCGGAACCACGTTGAGGCAGGATTTATCATCTCGGTAA
- a CDS encoding TetR/AcrR family transcriptional regulator, producing the protein MVAANRTTTVHVLGDEDSAKRRQILAGASKVFMDLGFDGASMGEIARAAGVSKGTLYVYFADKSRLFEAIVEQEMLDQQKVAFNFAPERDVPTTLREFGQAYIELLCRPGGGSAIRTVMAIAERMPEVGRRYYEQVLEKTINRFAAYLEAHVQAGEIAIPDCQLAASQFMQMCQASLFLRFIFQAAPPPSSERIAEVVKSATRMFLAAYQAKAV; encoded by the coding sequence ATGGTTGCAGCCAATCGTACCACAACGGTCCACGTCCTTGGCGACGAAGATAGCGCCAAGCGGCGGCAGATTCTCGCCGGAGCCAGCAAGGTGTTTATGGATCTGGGTTTTGACGGCGCCAGCATGGGCGAGATCGCGCGCGCCGCCGGGGTCTCCAAGGGCACCCTCTACGTCTATTTCGCCGACAAGAGCCGGCTGTTCGAAGCCATCGTCGAGCAGGAAATGCTCGACCAGCAAAAGGTCGCTTTCAATTTCGCTCCCGAGCGCGACGTTCCCACCACACTGCGCGAGTTCGGCCAGGCCTATATCGAATTGCTATGCCGGCCGGGCGGCGGGTCGGCGATCCGCACCGTGATGGCGATTGCCGAGCGGATGCCGGAGGTCGGCCGCCGCTATTACGAGCAGGTGCTGGAAAAAACCATCAACCGCTTCGCCGCCTATCTCGAAGCGCATGTGCAGGCAGGTGAGATTGCGATCCCCGACTGCCAGCTCGCGGCCTCGCAATTCATGCAGATGTGCCAGGCGTCGCTGTTCCTGCGCTTCATTTTCCAGGCCGCGCCGCCGCCTTCGTCCGAGCGCATCGCCGAAGTGGTCAAAAGCGCGACCCGGATGTTTTTGGCGGCGTATCAGGCGAAGGCGGTTTGA
- a CDS encoding HlyD family secretion protein, translating to MAAARDQAARILRTEPNTAEGDDASRDAAALAEQLRVHLSDETARRHAEAPVSPAIEKPGVEHPAAATGAPAATAPKPGKRKRVLTGIVVLLALAAAAYGINYVLVGRFYVSTDDAYVRANNTTLGARVSGHIAAILPGDNAVVHTGDVIFRIDDGDYRIAADAARTKIATQEATIERIGRQVTALQSAVEQAQAQFVSAQAGLKRADLDFDRQQALSAKGFASHATYEVSEAGRDQGLAAVRAAQAAYDAARDNVEVTKAQQAEARAQLAELQTSLAKAQRDLDFTSVRAPVDGTFSNRLVNTGDFVVVGQRLGNVVPLNDVFIDANFKETQLKRIRPGQPVTISVDAYGHRKFAGFVDSISPAAGSVFTLLPPDNATGNFTKIVQRLPVRVRVPKDVAKQNLLRAGMSVYATVDTREGAADADSEADLDSPTMIHPQ from the coding sequence ATGGCCGCAGCAAGAGACCAAGCCGCGCGTATCCTTCGCACCGAGCCGAATACGGCAGAGGGCGATGACGCCTCGCGCGACGCGGCGGCTCTTGCCGAGCAGCTTCGGGTCCATCTTTCGGACGAGACCGCGCGTCGCCACGCGGAGGCGCCAGTGAGCCCGGCCATCGAAAAGCCCGGCGTCGAGCACCCTGCCGCCGCCACGGGCGCTCCCGCTGCCACTGCGCCAAAACCGGGAAAACGCAAGCGGGTGCTGACCGGCATCGTCGTGCTGCTGGCGCTCGCCGCCGCGGCCTATGGCATCAATTATGTTCTGGTCGGACGCTTTTACGTCTCCACCGACGACGCCTATGTGCGCGCCAACAACACCACGCTCGGCGCGCGGGTGTCGGGACACATCGCCGCGATTCTTCCCGGCGACAACGCCGTGGTCCACACCGGCGACGTGATCTTTCGGATCGACGATGGCGATTATCGCATCGCGGCGGATGCCGCGCGCACCAAGATCGCTACCCAGGAGGCGACCATCGAGCGCATCGGCCGTCAGGTCACCGCCTTGCAAAGCGCGGTCGAGCAGGCGCAGGCCCAGTTCGTTTCCGCCCAGGCTGGCCTGAAGCGCGCCGATCTCGACTTCGACCGTCAGCAGGCGTTGAGCGCCAAGGGGTTTGCCTCGCACGCGACCTATGAAGTGTCGGAAGCCGGGCGCGACCAGGGCCTGGCGGCGGTGAGGGCGGCGCAGGCCGCCTACGACGCCGCGCGCGACAATGTCGAAGTGACAAAGGCGCAGCAGGCTGAGGCCCGCGCGCAGCTTGCGGAATTGCAGACGTCGCTGGCCAAGGCCCAGCGCGACCTCGACTTCACCTCGGTGCGCGCGCCGGTCGACGGCACCTTCTCCAACCGCCTGGTCAATACCGGCGACTTCGTCGTGGTCGGGCAGCGGCTCGGCAATGTCGTGCCGCTCAACGATGTCTTCATCGACGCCAACTTCAAGGAAACGCAGCTCAAGCGCATCCGTCCGGGCCAGCCGGTGACTATCTCGGTCGACGCCTACGGCCATCGCAAGTTCGCAGGCTTCGTCGACAGCATCTCGCCGGCGGCGGGCTCGGTGTTCACGCTGCTGCCGCCGGACAACGCCACCGGTAACTTCACCAAGATCGTGCAGCGGCTGCCGGTGCGCGTGCGCGTGCCGAAGGATGTCGCCAAGCAGAACCTGTTACGCGCGGGCATGTCGGTCTATGCGACCGTCGACACCCGCGAGGGCGCGGCCGACGCCGACAGCGAAGCCGATCTGGACTCGCCGACGATGATCCACCCGCAATAA
- a CDS encoding DHA2 family efflux MFS transporter permease subunit, whose protein sequence is MANATTAPPAMMAAPPVASERIPPRRLIAFLIMVFGMFMSILDIQVVSASLSEIQAGLSASSSEVSWVQTAYLIAEVIAIPLSGFLSRALGTRILFAISAAGFTIASFLCGFASSIEQMIVWRAIQGFLGAGMIPTVFASAYTVFPRSKFYIVGPIIGLVATLAPTIGPTVGGYITDAMSWHWLFFINIVPGIGITIGVLALVDFDQPNFALLDRFDWWGLIYMAGFLGALEYVLEEGPQYEWLQDTSVAVCAAVCALSAIAFFYRVLTADEPIVDIRAFTDRNFAIGCLLSFCIGIGLYGLTYIYPRYLSEVRGYSAMMIGETMFVSGITMFLTAPIVGRLMLRFDMRLIIAAGLVIFALGSYQMTWITRDYDFYELLLPQVLRGIGMMFAMVPTNNIALGTLAPDRVKNASGLFNLTRNLGGAVGLALINQVLNDRTDLHIVRLQERVTWGNATATETLNMFTQRLQGMGDAALMAMKQLTQIVHRQAVVMGYGDAFFMLTVFYLGLSLLVMLLKKPVLASTEPAH, encoded by the coding sequence ATGGCCAACGCCACCACCGCCCCGCCTGCCATGATGGCCGCCCCCCCGGTGGCTTCCGAACGCATTCCGCCGCGCCGGCTGATCGCGTTTCTGATCATGGTCTTCGGCATGTTCATGTCGATCCTGGACATCCAGGTCGTCTCCGCGTCGCTCTCCGAAATCCAGGCGGGCCTGTCGGCGAGTTCGAGCGAGGTGTCATGGGTCCAGACCGCGTATCTGATCGCGGAAGTGATCGCGATCCCGCTGTCCGGATTCCTGTCGCGCGCGCTCGGCACGCGGATATTGTTTGCGATTTCGGCCGCCGGGTTCACCATCGCGAGCTTCCTGTGCGGGTTCGCCTCGTCGATCGAGCAGATGATCGTCTGGCGCGCGATCCAGGGGTTTTTGGGCGCGGGCATGATCCCGACGGTGTTCGCCTCGGCCTATACGGTCTTTCCACGTTCGAAATTCTATATCGTCGGCCCGATCATCGGTCTGGTCGCAACGTTGGCGCCGACCATTGGCCCGACCGTTGGCGGATACATCACCGACGCGATGTCGTGGCACTGGCTGTTCTTCATCAATATCGTCCCCGGCATCGGCATCACCATCGGCGTGCTGGCGCTGGTCGACTTCGATCAGCCGAATTTCGCGCTGCTCGACCGTTTCGACTGGTGGGGCCTGATCTACATGGCGGGCTTTCTGGGCGCGCTCGAATATGTGCTCGAGGAAGGACCGCAATATGAGTGGCTGCAGGACACGTCCGTCGCGGTCTGCGCCGCGGTTTGCGCGCTCTCGGCGATCGCCTTCTTCTACCGCGTGCTGACGGCGGACGAGCCGATCGTCGACATCCGCGCCTTCACCGACCGCAATTTCGCCATCGGCTGCCTGCTGTCATTCTGCATCGGCATCGGCCTTTACGGCCTGACCTATATCTACCCGCGCTACCTGTCGGAGGTGCGCGGCTACAGCGCGATGATGATTGGCGAAACCATGTTCGTTTCCGGCATCACCATGTTCCTCACCGCGCCGATCGTCGGGCGTCTGATGCTGCGGTTCGACATGCGGCTGATCATCGCCGCGGGCCTCGTCATCTTCGCGCTCGGCTCCTATCAGATGACCTGGATCACCCGCGACTACGATTTCTACGAGCTGCTGCTGCCGCAGGTTCTGCGCGGCATCGGCATGATGTTCGCGATGGTGCCGACCAACAACATCGCGCTCGGGACCCTGGCTCCGGATCGGGTCAAGAACGCCTCCGGTCTGTTCAACCTGACGCGCAATCTCGGCGGCGCGGTCGGGCTTGCGCTCATCAACCAGGTGCTGAACGACCGCACCGACCTGCATATCGTCCGGTTGCAGGAGAGGGTGACCTGGGGCAACGCCACCGCGACCGAAACGCTCAACATGTTCACCCAGCGGCTGCAGGGCATGGGTGACGCCGCGTTGATGGCGATGAAGCAGTTGACGCAGATCGTGCACCGCCAGGCGGTGGTGATGGGATATGGCGACGCCTTCTTCATGCTGACGGTGTTCTATCTCGGACTCTCCTTGCTGGTCATGCTGCTGAAAAAGCCGGTCTTGGCGTCGACCGAACCGGCGCACTAA
- a CDS encoding ABC transporter ATP-binding protein, whose amino-acid sequence MTASRDNRPAAIRVVLPFVFRHWLKQPAGTAIIAGGFLGATVADLFMPVFSGHLVDAMTSGASDPAARRAAVAAFAAIVALGLASMVLRLLGYQAIVPFTLRIMSDVARGAFMRVQRFSTDWHANSFAGSTVRKITRGMWALDLLNDTILMALLPSLAVLVGSMILLGLHWPSLGLVIAVGSAIYVPMIVLFSTRYVAPAARISNAWDTRVGGTLADALTCNAVVKSFGAELREEARLARVISRWRRRVRRTWLRYNYTAAAQLSVLLCLRAAVIGGALLLWIAGRASPGDVTYVLTSYYIIHAYLRDVGMHINNLQRSVNDMEELVAIHDEAIGIADAPGAKPIDIEGGRIQFEEVTFHYGGHRAPLYDGLSVDIRAGERVGLVGRSGSGKTTFVKLVQRLYDVSGGRILIDGQDIAQATQQSLRSQIAIVQQEPILFHRSLAENIAYGRPGASMAAIEQAARLANAHEFILRLPKGYGTLVGERGVKLSGGERQRVALARAFLADAPVLILDEATSSLDSESEALIQQAMERLMKGRTSIVIAHRLSTVRSLDRILVFDRGEIVEQGSHAALAVRPGGLYRGLFERQATEFTSISAAG is encoded by the coding sequence ATGACCGCCTCTCGCGACAACCGCCCCGCCGCCATCCGCGTGGTGCTGCCCTTCGTGTTCCGCCACTGGCTGAAGCAGCCGGCCGGCACCGCCATCATTGCCGGCGGCTTCCTGGGTGCCACCGTGGCCGATCTGTTCATGCCGGTATTCTCCGGCCATCTGGTCGACGCCATGACTTCGGGCGCTTCCGACCCGGCCGCGCGACGGGCGGCGGTCGCGGCTTTCGCCGCGATCGTCGCGCTCGGGCTTGCCTCGATGGTGCTGCGCCTGCTCGGATATCAGGCCATCGTGCCGTTCACGCTGCGCATCATGTCCGACGTGGCGCGCGGGGCCTTCATGCGGGTGCAGCGCTTCTCGACCGACTGGCACGCCAACAGCTTCGCCGGCTCGACCGTGCGCAAGATCACCCGCGGCATGTGGGCGCTTGATCTGCTCAACGACACCATCCTGATGGCGCTGTTGCCCTCGCTGGCGGTGCTCGTGGGATCGATGATTTTGCTCGGGCTGCACTGGCCGTCGCTCGGCTTGGTGATCGCCGTCGGTTCGGCGATCTACGTCCCGATGATCGTGCTGTTCTCGACGCGCTATGTGGCGCCGGCGGCACGGATCTCCAATGCCTGGGACACCCGGGTGGGCGGCACGCTGGCCGATGCGCTGACCTGCAACGCGGTGGTGAAATCGTTCGGCGCGGAGCTGCGCGAGGAAGCGCGGCTGGCCCGTGTCATCAGCCGCTGGCGCAGGCGCGTGCGGCGGACCTGGCTGCGTTACAACTACACCGCCGCCGCGCAGCTCTCGGTGCTGCTGTGCCTGCGCGCTGCCGTGATCGGCGGCGCCCTGCTGCTGTGGATCGCGGGTCGCGCCTCGCCTGGCGACGTCACCTATGTGCTGACCAGCTACTACATCATCCACGCCTATCTGCGCGACGTCGGCATGCACATCAACAATCTGCAGCGTTCCGTGAACGACATGGAGGAGCTTGTCGCCATCCATGACGAGGCGATCGGCATTGCCGATGCGCCTGGCGCAAAACCGATCGACATCGAGGGCGGCCGCATCCAGTTCGAGGAAGTGACGTTCCATTACGGCGGCCACCGCGCGCCGCTGTATGACGGGCTGTCGGTGGACATCCGCGCCGGCGAACGCGTCGGCCTGGTCGGGCGCTCCGGATCGGGCAAGACCACATTCGTAAAACTGGTGCAGCGGCTTTACGACGTCTCCGGCGGCAGGATCCTGATCGACGGCCAGGATATCGCGCAGGCGACGCAGCAATCGCTGCGCAGCCAGATCGCCATCGTGCAGCAGGAGCCGATCCTGTTTCACCGTTCGCTGGCGGAGAACATCGCCTATGGCCGGCCCGGCGCCTCCATGGCGGCGATCGAACAGGCGGCACGGCTTGCCAATGCGCATGAGTTCATCCTGCGGCTGCCGAAGGGCTACGGCACGCTGGTCGGCGAACGCGGCGTCAAGCTGTCGGGCGGCGAGCGGCAGCGCGTCGCGCTGGCGCGCGCGTTCCTGGCCGACGCGCCGGTCCTGATCCTCGACGAGGCGACGTCGAGCCTCGATTCCGAATCCGAAGCGCTGATCCAGCAGGCGATGGAACGGCTGATGAAGGGCCGCACCTCGATCGTGATCGCGCATCGGCTGTCGACGGTGCGCAGCCTCGACCGCATCCTGGTGTTCGACCGTGGCGAAATCGTCGAGCAGGGCAGCCATGCCGCGCTCGCGGTTCGTCCGGGCGGACTCTATCGCGGGCTGTTCGAGCGGCAGGCGACGGAATTCACATCGATCTCGGCGGCGGGGTGA
- a CDS encoding MATE family efflux transporter — protein MKDLTQGSIVSHILTMAPPIFAGMIMMMLCGLIDLYFVSGLGDAAVPGVAAAGNAGFLINALMQVLSVGTVALIAHAVGRKDRADANLVFNQALGLSVACALLTWIAGTVFARSYMRAVAADDATIEADTIYLIWFIPALALQFAFLVMSSALRGTGIVRPTMIVQAVAVGINIVLAPVLIAGWGTGRALGVAGAGLASSIAVLFGVVMLWMYFRRLERYVGVNRRLLRPQLREWKRILNIGLPAGGEFAMMFANMGVIYYVLRDFGAAAQAGFGIGSRVMGLIQVPAMAIALAAGPIAGQNFGAGNSVRVRETFRKVALIGTALMITVTMAAQWRPDLLLGDLAKDPETMAVAALFLQMVSLNLVAQGLIFVCSSMFQGLGNTRPVLLSSGARLITYAMPVIWLSAQSGFRMVDVWRLSIVTTTLQAALSLWLLRLEFNKRLR, from the coding sequence ATGAAAGACCTCACGCAAGGCTCCATCGTCAGCCACATCCTGACCATGGCTCCCCCGATTTTCGCCGGCATGATCATGATGATGCTCTGCGGGCTGATCGATCTGTATTTCGTTTCCGGCCTCGGGGACGCCGCCGTCCCCGGCGTGGCGGCGGCCGGCAACGCCGGATTCCTCATCAACGCGCTGATGCAGGTGCTCAGCGTCGGAACAGTGGCGCTGATCGCGCATGCGGTGGGGCGCAAGGATCGCGCCGATGCCAATCTGGTGTTCAATCAGGCGCTCGGCCTGTCCGTGGCGTGCGCGCTGCTGACATGGATTGCCGGAACGGTCTTCGCGCGCAGCTACATGCGCGCGGTCGCTGCGGACGATGCCACGATCGAAGCGGACACAATCTATCTGATCTGGTTCATCCCGGCGCTGGCGCTGCAGTTCGCTTTCCTGGTGATGTCGTCCGCCTTGCGCGGCACCGGGATCGTGCGGCCGACCATGATCGTGCAGGCGGTCGCGGTCGGTATCAATATCGTGCTTGCTCCGGTTCTGATCGCGGGCTGGGGCACCGGTCGCGCCCTGGGCGTCGCCGGCGCGGGCCTTGCGAGTTCGATTGCGGTGCTCTTCGGCGTGGTGATGCTGTGGATGTATTTTCGCCGGCTGGAACGCTATGTCGGTGTCAATCGCCGGCTGTTGCGCCCGCAGCTCAGGGAGTGGAAACGCATCCTGAACATCGGCCTGCCCGCCGGCGGCGAGTTCGCGATGATGTTCGCCAATATGGGCGTCATCTATTACGTCTTGCGGGATTTTGGCGCGGCGGCACAGGCGGGCTTTGGCATCGGATCGCGCGTGATGGGCCTCATTCAGGTGCCCGCGATGGCCATTGCGTTGGCGGCCGGACCCATCGCCGGCCAGAATTTCGGTGCCGGCAACAGCGTGCGCGTGAGGGAGACGTTCAGGAAGGTCGCGCTGATAGGAACCGCCTTGATGATCACCGTTACCATGGCTGCACAATGGAGGCCGGATCTGTTGCTGGGCGACCTTGCCAAAGACCCCGAGACGATGGCGGTTGCTGCGCTGTTCCTGCAGATGGTCTCCCTTAATCTCGTCGCACAGGGGTTGATCTTCGTGTGTTCAAGCATGTTTCAGGGCTTGGGCAACACCAGGCCGGTGCTGTTGAGCTCCGGCGCACGTCTGATCACCTACGCGATGCCGGTGATATGGCTGTCCGCGCAGTCGGGTTTTCGCATGGTGGACGTGTGGCGCCTGTCGATCGTAACGACGACGTTGCAGGCGGCATTGAGTTTGTGGTTGCTGCGCCTGGAGTTCAACAAGCGGCTGCGTTGA